A window of the Sporohalobacter salinus genome harbors these coding sequences:
- the spoIIIAB gene encoding stage III sporulation protein SpoIIIAB — translation MIKLMGGLLIVGSASCLGFLKADQLIQRTRQLQQLQIAFQALETEIMYAAVPLPKALQKVSNKVDLPISDFFLVSKEKLETEVGITAQQAWKEAVKEVFSNTALTIDDQEILLNFGNNLGNSDRLHQEKNLKLIQEEIKQAKENSVTVKKSGVKKWRYFGVLGGLLIVILLY, via the coding sequence ATGATTAAGTTAATGGGTGGGCTATTAATAGTTGGATCTGCTAGTTGCTTAGGTTTTCTTAAAGCAGACCAATTAATTCAACGGACTAGACAGCTACAGCAATTGCAGATAGCTTTTCAAGCCTTGGAGACAGAGATTATGTATGCTGCTGTTCCACTGCCCAAAGCATTGCAGAAGGTAAGTAACAAAGTTGATTTACCGATATCAGATTTTTTTTTAGTTAGCAAAGAAAAATTAGAAACTGAAGTAGGAATTACAGCTCAACAGGCTTGGAAAGAAGCAGTTAAGGAGGTATTTTCAAATACAGCTTTAACGATAGATGATCAGGAAATATTGCTGAACTTTGGTAATAATCTTGGGAATTCTGATCGCCTCCATCAGGAAAAGAATCTAAAATTGATACAAGAAGAAATAAAACAGGCTAAAGAGAATTCAGTAACTGTCAAGAAGAGTGGGGTTAAAAAGTGGAGATACTTTGGAGTTTTAGGAGGTCTGCTAATTGTGATTCTGCTATATTGA
- the spoIIIAC gene encoding stage III sporulation protein AC — protein sequence MNVDLVFKIAGLGILISIFNIVLEQANKEEQAEMLTLVGVIIVLMMVIRLINDLFTNVRQIFGF from the coding sequence ATGAATGTAGACTTAGTATTTAAGATTGCTGGGTTAGGGATTTTGATTTCAATTTTCAATATAGTTTTGGAACAAGCTAATAAAGAGGAACAAGCGGAAATGCTGACATTAGTAGGAGTAATTATCGTATTAATGATGGTGATTCGTTTGATCAATGATTTATTTACTAATGTAAGACAGATATTTGGTTTTTAA
- the spoIIIAD gene encoding stage III sporulation protein AD, giving the protein MEIIKIVGLGLIATILTILIREEEPEIALQLSLVVGILIFALMLSKVVAIIDLLRDLALKAEIDLVYLDTILKVIGIAYIAEFGAAISRDAGEGIIASKIEFAGKVLIMVLGIPIMLAIMESIMQLMP; this is encoded by the coding sequence ATGGAGATAATCAAAATAGTAGGTCTTGGGCTAATAGCAACAATTTTAACTATTTTGATTCGAGAAGAAGAACCAGAAATTGCACTTCAATTGAGTCTAGTAGTGGGAATTTTAATCTTTGCTTTAATGTTAAGTAAAGTAGTAGCTATCATTGATCTTTTGCGAGATTTAGCTCTTAAAGCAGAGATTGATTTAGTTTATTTAGATACTATTTTAAAAGTGATTGGAATTGCTTATATTGCTGAATTTGGTGCTGCTATTAGTCGTGATGCAGGGGAAGGGATTATAGCTTCTAAGATAGAGTTTGCTGGTAAAGTATTAATTATGGTGTTAGGTATTCCGATTATGCTAGCAATTATGGAGTCTATTATGCAGTTAATGCCTTAG
- the spoIIIAE gene encoding stage III sporulation protein AE, whose product MNKEKKIILIFVILIVISSMFISPLQAKPQKKIRKNLENKKEELIEQQLNRLDVSRIKEQIEKLNREAGEYLPKLTLDDVIGLFTDGDTDFNFKAIITGLLKYLFREIVVNLELLGKLIILAVIAAVLKSFQNSFANENISQLVNSIVYLVLVILALNSFKIALSIGEETIDNMVSVMQALLPTLLTLLVAVGNVTSASLFQPVTFLTVNLLSVLIKNIIFPLLLLAVILSIVNNISDNFDVSGLADLIREINISLLGSFLTIFIGVLVIQGAAGAVGDGITIRTAKYLSGAFIPVIGGMFADALDMIIGGSLLIKNAIGILGVVIIFLFCAFSVIKIVALIFIYKFARAVIQPISDSKIVACLNDLSNSLILVFASVLSVAMMFFIMVTILIGVANMSVMLR is encoded by the coding sequence ATGAATAAAGAGAAGAAAATAATTTTAATATTTGTAATTTTGATAGTAATTAGCAGTATGTTCATATCACCTCTTCAGGCTAAGCCACAGAAAAAGATTAGAAAGAATTTAGAAAATAAGAAAGAAGAGTTAATAGAACAACAGTTGAATCGTTTGGATGTTAGTCGAATAAAAGAGCAAATTGAGAAATTAAATCGCGAAGCTGGAGAATATCTACCTAAATTGACTTTAGATGATGTTATTGGCTTATTCACCGATGGGGATACAGATTTTAATTTTAAGGCTATTATTACTGGACTATTGAAATATTTATTTAGAGAAATAGTAGTTAATCTAGAGCTATTAGGAAAATTAATCATACTGGCTGTAATTGCAGCAGTATTAAAAAGTTTTCAAAATTCGTTTGCCAATGAGAATATTAGTCAATTAGTAAATAGTATAGTTTATTTGGTATTAGTAATTCTTGCTCTTAATTCCTTTAAAATAGCGCTAAGTATTGGAGAAGAAACAATAGATAATATGGTAAGTGTTATGCAGGCTCTTTTGCCAACATTATTGACATTATTAGTAGCAGTAGGCAATGTTACTTCAGCCTCATTATTTCAGCCGGTTACTTTTTTGACTGTTAATCTGTTAAGTGTCTTGATTAAAAATATTATTTTTCCGTTACTCTTGTTGGCTGTTATTCTATCAATAGTTAATAATATTTCTGATAATTTTGATGTATCAGGATTGGCAGACTTAATTCGAGAGATAAATATAAGTTTGTTAGGTAGCTTTCTAACTATATTTATTGGGGTTTTAGTAATCCAGGGAGCTGCAGGGGCAGTTGGTGATGGAATAACAATTAGAACAGCAAAATATTTAAGTGGAGCTTTCATTCCAGTAATTGGTGGTATGTTTGCTGATGCTTTAGATATGATTATTGGCGGTTCACTTTTGATTAAGAATGCAATTGGAATTTTAGGAGTAGTTATTATCTTTCTTTTCTGTGCTTTTTCAGTAATTAAAATTGTAGCATTAATTTTTATCTATAAGTTTGCCCGGGCTGTTATTCAACCTATTAGTGATTCAAAAATAGTAGCTTGTTTAAATGATCTAAGCAACAGTTTGATTTTAGTTTTTGCATCAGTTTTATCCGTAGCTATGATGTTCTTTATTATGGTAACTATTTTAATTGGTGTAGCAAATATGTCAGTAATGCTGAGGTGA
- the spoIIIAF gene encoding stage III sporulation protein AF yields the protein MIAYLEAWIRNIVVILLLTSFVELLLPESELEKYTRVVLGLFIVIAILNPILNLFNNNYNFQHITDLLTVEEESSMSKSEIMKRGKKLRNISHQEARNNYKRQLNRQITALLSFDEELPERSVKVNLDSNNKIKKIIIELHNKRVDKSQFDQEIRVDDIEIGNETQKRNSKSNQKSFSKVSSKIKKQLANFYNLNYEQIVVKRD from the coding sequence ATGATAGCTTATCTTGAGGCCTGGATTAGAAATATAGTAGTTATTCTTCTTTTAACTTCATTTGTAGAATTATTACTTCCAGAAAGTGAATTAGAAAAGTATACTCGGGTAGTATTAGGGCTTTTTATAGTAATAGCAATTTTAAATCCAATTTTAAACCTTTTTAATAATAATTATAATTTTCAACATATTACTGATCTATTAACAGTAGAAGAAGAAAGTAGCATGAGTAAATCAGAGATAATGAAACGCGGAAAAAAACTTAGAAATATTAGTCATCAGGAAGCACGTAATAACTATAAACGTCAATTAAATAGACAGATTACTGCTTTGCTATCTTTTGATGAAGAACTGCCAGAAAGATCTGTGAAAGTTAATTTAGATTCAAATAATAAGATTAAAAAGATAATAATAGAATTACATAATAAAAGAGTAGATAAGTCACAATTTGATCAGGAGATTAGAGTTGATGATATAGAAATAGGTAATGAAACTCAGAAAAGAAATAGTAAGTCAAATCAAAAGTCATTTTCCAAAGTTAGTAGTAAGATAAAGAAACAGTTAGCCAATTTTTATAATCTTAACTATGAACAAATTGTAGTAAAGAGAGACTAA
- a CDS encoding SpoIIIAH-like family protein, translated as MSIFIRKKLIWLLVLMLWVGMISAIVVYNVGDSTSISKIEKAAKPKAKQVSSMEVETSEELEEKLKKVEQKAINVAKTNKGNSQEDKNFFVEYRLERDKIRSEQVNLLREMINNPNSNKELKNKAQNRLLEITNNLEKEMEVESLIRARDYKDAISFIHQNSVDVIIASNKGLKRKDVAKIGDIVAKTTGLEMEDVTIIEKKY; from the coding sequence ATGTCAATCTTTATTAGGAAAAAGTTAATTTGGTTGTTAGTTTTGATGTTATGGGTGGGGATGATATCGGCAATTGTAGTTTATAATGTGGGTGATTCGACATCAATTAGTAAGATAGAAAAGGCTGCAAAGCCGAAAGCAAAACAGGTAAGTAGTATGGAAGTTGAAACATCAGAAGAATTAGAGGAGAAACTAAAGAAGGTAGAACAGAAAGCAATTAATGTAGCTAAAACAAATAAGGGTAATAGCCAAGAAGACAAGAACTTTTTTGTAGAATATAGATTAGAAAGAGATAAAATAAGAAGTGAACAGGTGAATTTACTGCGAGAGATGATTAATAACCCTAATTCTAATAAAGAATTAAAAAATAAAGCTCAGAATAGATTATTAGAAATAACTAATAATTTAGAAAAAGAGATGGAAGTAGAGAGTCTTATTAGAGCTCGCGATTATAAAGATGCAATTTCATTTATTCATCAGAATTCAGTAGATGTAATTATTGCATCCAATAAAGGACTTAAAAGAAAAGATGTAGCTAAGATAGGAGATATAGTAGCCAAGACTACTGGATTAGAGATGGAGGATGTAACAATTATCGAGAAAAAGTATTAA
- the accB gene encoding acetyl-CoA carboxylase biotin carboxyl carrier protein: MTKKVGITDTTLRDAHQSLWATRMKTEDMLPIVSKLDEVGYHSMEVWGGATFDVCMRYLKEDPWERLRLLNEYIQNTPLQMLLRAQNVVGYKHYPDDVVEKFVEKAAENGIDIFRIFDALNDVRNMRTALESVKETGAHAQATVVYTVSPVHTIEHYVETAATLQEMGADSLCIKDMAGLLKPYKAYELVTAFKEEIDLPIQIHSHYIGGLAVSTYMKAVEAGADVVDTATASLAFGSSQPPVETMTAIFSETEFDNEFDLDLLFDIDRYFEQVRRERGFERGVTRITDMQTFSHQVPGGMISNLVSQLEDQDSLDRIHDVLNEIPKVREELGYPPLVTPTSQIVGTQAVFNVLLEERYKVIPDEVKSYIKGYYGKPPAEIDPEIKELAIGDEELITCRPADLLDPMLDNIKDEVEHYAEKEEDYLSYALFPQVGLKFLKERKQEKDIFGVDDNNKEVKEEEEEMDLGEIKELVKILNETDVSEINLENDGTKVNIKKGGTVVKEAADTTEVKKEVQTQANDNQSTQVEETAEKEEEVSTEEGETIEAPMVGTFYRAPAPDADPFVEKGDVVEEGETLCIIEAMKLMNEIEADNKVKIIDILVEDAEPIEYGQPLFSVEKL; this comes from the coding sequence ATGACAAAAAAAGTTGGAATTACGGATACTACTTTACGTGATGCTCATCAGTCTTTATGGGCTACACGAATGAAAACAGAAGATATGTTGCCAATAGTTAGCAAATTAGATGAAGTTGGTTATCACTCAATGGAAGTTTGGGGTGGGGCAACCTTTGATGTTTGTATGCGTTATTTAAAAGAGGACCCTTGGGAAAGACTAAGATTACTGAATGAATATATTCAGAATACTCCATTACAAATGTTGCTTAGAGCTCAGAATGTAGTAGGCTATAAACACTATCCTGATGATGTAGTTGAGAAGTTTGTAGAGAAAGCAGCCGAGAATGGAATAGATATTTTCCGTATTTTTGATGCCTTGAACGATGTACGTAATATGCGAACAGCATTAGAATCAGTAAAAGAGACTGGAGCCCATGCTCAGGCTACAGTAGTATATACAGTTAGTCCTGTACACACTATTGAACATTATGTAGAGACTGCTGCTACTTTGCAAGAGATGGGAGCAGATTCATTATGTATTAAAGATATGGCAGGATTATTAAAGCCATATAAAGCTTATGAATTAGTAACAGCGTTTAAAGAAGAGATAGATCTGCCAATTCAGATACATAGTCATTATATCGGGGGATTAGCAGTATCAACATATATGAAAGCAGTAGAAGCTGGAGCAGATGTAGTGGATACCGCTACTGCGTCGCTAGCTTTTGGTTCTTCACAGCCGCCAGTAGAAACAATGACAGCTATCTTTAGTGAGACTGAATTTGATAATGAATTTGATCTTGATCTTCTATTTGATATTGACCGTTATTTTGAGCAGGTTAGACGAGAACGTGGATTTGAAAGAGGAGTTACTAGAATTACTGATATGCAGACTTTCTCTCATCAAGTACCAGGCGGTATGATTTCAAATTTAGTTTCTCAGTTAGAAGATCAGGATTCATTAGATAGAATTCATGATGTATTAAATGAAATTCCAAAAGTAAGAGAAGAACTAGGTTATCCACCATTAGTAACACCTACCAGTCAGATAGTAGGTACTCAAGCAGTATTTAATGTCTTATTAGAAGAAAGATATAAAGTGATTCCTGATGAGGTTAAGTCCTATATTAAAGGATATTATGGAAAACCACCGGCAGAAATAGATCCTGAAATTAAAGAATTAGCAATTGGAGATGAAGAGTTAATTACATGTCGACCGGCTGATTTATTGGATCCAATGCTGGATAATATTAAGGATGAGGTAGAACATTATGCAGAGAAAGAAGAAGATTATCTATCTTATGCTCTCTTTCCACAGGTAGGTCTGAAGTTCTTAAAAGAAAGAAAACAAGAGAAGGATATATTCGGCGTTGATGATAATAATAAAGAAGTCAAAGAGGAGGAAGAAGAAATGGATTTAGGTGAAATCAAAGAATTAGTTAAGATTCTGAATGAAACTGATGTCTCTGAAATTAATTTGGAAAATGACGGTACTAAGGTAAATATCAAGAAAGGTGGTACTGTAGTTAAAGAAGCAGCAGATACAACAGAAGTAAAGAAAGAAGTACAGACTCAAGCTAATGATAATCAATCAACTCAAGTAGAAGAAACAGCAGAAAAAGAGGAAGAAGTTAGTACCGAAGAGGGTGAAACTATTGAAGCTCCGATGGTAGGAACATTCTATCGGGCACCTGCTCCTGATGCTGATCCATTTGTGGAAAAAGGAGATGTAGTTGAAGAAGGAGAAACACTCTGTATTATCGAAGCAATGAAGCTAATGAATGAAATTGAAGCTGATAATAAAGTTAAGATAATAGATATTTTAGTGGAAGATGCAGAACCGATTGAATATGGGCAGCCATTATTTTCAGTAGAAAAGTTATAA
- the accC gene encoding acetyl-CoA carboxylase biotin carboxylase subunit has translation MFDKILVANRGEIALRIIRACEEMGIKTVAVYSEADEEALHVKHADETYCLGPPSSNESYLNIPSIIAVADIAGVDAIHPGYGFLSENAYFAEVCETCGIKFIGPSAESMEKMGDKSIARETMIEADVPVVPGTEGGLENLDEAVEIADEIGYPVIVKAAFGGGGRGMRTAQNEEDLKQAIQTASSEAEAAFGNAEVYLEKYIEEPRHIEFQIIADEYNNTVHLGERDCSIQRRHQKVIEEAPSPALDSELREEMGQAAVKAAKAVNYANAGTVEFLLDKHNNYYFIEMNTRIQVEHPVTELVTGIDLIKEQIRIANGEELGYAQEDIEINGAAIECRINAEDPYKDFRPSPGKLKEYIIPGGFGVRIDSCAYPGYLIPPHYDSMVAKLITYGNDREGARRRMLRALDEFEISGVKTTIPFHKLVLNNAFFQQGQFYTNFIQRRILGELE, from the coding sequence ATGTTTGATAAAATATTAGTTGCTAATCGCGGAGAGATAGCATTACGTATTATTCGCGCTTGTGAGGAAATGGGGATAAAAACAGTAGCTGTTTATTCGGAAGCTGATGAAGAAGCTTTACATGTAAAGCACGCCGATGAAACTTATTGTCTAGGGCCACCTTCTTCGAATGAAAGTTATCTAAATATTCCTAGCATTATTGCTGTGGCAGATATAGCTGGGGTGGATGCTATTCATCCTGGGTATGGGTTCTTATCTGAGAATGCTTACTTTGCTGAAGTCTGTGAGACTTGTGGTATTAAGTTTATTGGACCATCAGCAGAAAGTATGGAAAAGATGGGGGATAAATCTATTGCTCGAGAGACAATGATTGAAGCTGACGTTCCAGTAGTACCAGGTACAGAAGGTGGTTTAGAGAATCTTGATGAAGCAGTAGAGATAGCGGATGAGATAGGTTACCCAGTAATCGTTAAAGCTGCCTTTGGTGGTGGTGGTCGAGGAATGAGAACTGCTCAAAATGAAGAGGACTTAAAGCAGGCTATTCAGACAGCCAGTTCAGAAGCGGAAGCTGCTTTTGGTAATGCAGAGGTCTATCTTGAGAAGTATATTGAGGAACCTCGTCACATCGAGTTCCAAATTATTGCTGATGAATATAATAATACAGTGCATTTAGGAGAAAGAGACTGTTCCATTCAGCGGCGTCACCAGAAAGTAATTGAAGAAGCTCCTTCTCCTGCTTTAGATTCTGAATTAAGGGAGGAAATGGGGCAAGCAGCTGTTAAGGCTGCTAAAGCTGTTAATTATGCCAATGCAGGAACTGTTGAATTCTTGCTTGATAAACATAATAATTATTATTTTATTGAAATGAATACGAGAATTCAGGTAGAACATCCAGTAACAGAATTAGTTACTGGAATTGATTTAATTAAAGAACAGATCAGAATAGCTAATGGAGAGGAACTTGGTTATGCTCAAGAAGATATTGAGATTAATGGGGCAGCAATTGAGTGTAGAATAAATGCAGAGGATCCTTATAAAGACTTTAGGCCATCTCCTGGTAAACTAAAAGAGTATATAATTCCTGGTGGATTTGGGGTTAGAATTGATAGTTGTGCCTATCCAGGGTATCTGATACCGCCTCATTATGATTCGATGGTAGCTAAATTAATTACTTACGGTAATGATCGAGAAGGAGCCCGTCGAAGGATGTTAAGAGCTTTGGATGAGTTTGAAATATCTGGGGTCAAGACAACAATTCCATTCCATAAATTGGTTCTTAATAATGCTTTCTTTCAGCAAGGGCAATTCTATACAAACTTTATTCAGCGTAGAATTTTAGGTGAATTAGAGTAA
- a CDS encoding Asp23/Gls24 family envelope stress response protein, which yields MENMEAMKKVENDVGTVKIANEVVGIIAGLAATEVGGVAGMSGGLAGGIAEILGKKNLSKGVKVEVGEKEAAIDLYVITEYGIRIPDVAWEIQDNVKQAIEDMTGLSVVEVNVHVQGVNFGEEDEKEEDNKEETTHRVR from the coding sequence ATGGAAAACATGGAAGCTATGAAGAAGGTCGAAAATGATGTAGGAACTGTTAAAATTGCCAATGAAGTAGTTGGTATTATAGCCGGTTTAGCTGCTACTGAAGTAGGAGGAGTAGCAGGTATGAGTGGAGGACTTGCTGGAGGAATTGCAGAAATATTAGGTAAGAAGAATCTCTCTAAAGGAGTTAAAGTAGAAGTTGGCGAAAAGGAAGCGGCTATTGATCTTTATGTAATTACTGAATATGGAATTAGAATTCCTGATGTCGCCTGGGAAATTCAGGATAATGTTAAACAGGCAATAGAAGATATGACTGGCCTGTCTGTAGTTGAGGTTAATGTACATGTACAGGGAGTAAATTTTGGTGAAGAAGATGAAAAAGAAGAAGATAATAAAGAAGAAACAACACATAGAGTAAGGTAA
- the amaP gene encoding alkaline shock response membrane anchor protein AmaP, with translation MQILDRIIIFIFTVLLIFISLIMIGSAVELIPQSYITAFINQYYGQAVVGVIGAILLLVALRILYPLFKKKEKNKNTIVRENSLGQIRISLLAIDALVNKAVTQTRGVKEVESKLKVGEKGLNIFLEVIVTPDINIPEISEELQESIKEYLKQTTGVVVGQIEVLVDKVAQDSNLRVE, from the coding sequence ATGCAGATTTTAGACCGAATCATTATTTTTATTTTCACTGTTCTTTTAATATTTATTTCTTTAATTATGATCGGTTCTGCTGTGGAGTTAATTCCCCAAAGTTACATAACAGCATTTATTAATCAATATTATGGCCAAGCAGTAGTTGGAGTTATAGGAGCTATATTGCTATTAGTAGCACTTCGTATTCTTTATCCATTATTCAAAAAGAAAGAAAAGAATAAAAACACTATAGTAAGAGAGAATAGTTTGGGACAGATTCGGATTTCCCTTTTAGCTATTGATGCTTTGGTTAATAAAGCAGTAACTCAAACTCGGGGAGTTAAAGAAGTAGAATCTAAATTAAAAGTAGGAGAAAAAGGATTAAATATCTTTCTTGAGGTTATTGTAACACCTGATATCAACATTCCTGAGATTAGTGAAGAGCTGCAGGAAAGTATTAAAGAATATCTTAAGCAAACTACTGGAGTGGTAGTTGGGCAGATAGAAGTTTTGGTTGATAAAGTTGCTCAAGACTCCAATTTAAGAGTAGAATAA
- a CDS encoding DUF2273 domain-containing protein, whose amino-acid sequence MTNELFERIIELFYTYKGRIFGVFLGFLFSLFFIYFGFILTVFIFICIFVGYHIGSRYDQGNNFQDIIDDILPPNR is encoded by the coding sequence ATGACAAATGAGTTGTTTGAGAGAATTATAGAACTTTTTTATACTTATAAAGGTAGAATTTTTGGTGTCTTTTTAGGTTTTCTATTTAGCCTCTTTTTTATCTATTTTGGTTTTATCTTGACAGTTTTCATTTTTATTTGTATTTTTGTTGGTTATCATATTGGTAGTAGATATGATCAAGGGAATAATTTTCAAGATATAATTGATGACATTCTACCACCTAATAGGTAA
- the nusB gene encoding transcription antitermination factor NusB, whose product MAKEYNRHEARKIALQTLYQMDINNENLERNLEMLTDRVEGLELKNTFLEEIITGTYRYLPEIDEKLNESAEGWKVSRMGKVDRNILRLAVYEILYCDDIPIEVSIDEAVELSKDFLADKSSKFINGVLGKVVSDQEE is encoded by the coding sequence ATGGCTAAGGAATATAATAGACATGAAGCTAGAAAGATAGCACTGCAAACATTATATCAAATGGATATTAATAATGAAAATTTAGAAAGGAATCTAGAGATGCTAACTGATAGAGTTGAAGGATTAGAGTTAAAGAATACATTTTTAGAAGAGATCATTACTGGAACTTATCGGTACTTACCTGAAATAGATGAAAAATTAAATGAGAGTGCTGAAGGGTGGAAAGTAAGTAGAATGGGGAAGGTGGATCGTAATATTCTCCGTTTAGCTGTTTATGAAATTCTCTATTGTGATGATATACCAATAGAAGTTTCAATTGATGAAGCAGTAGAATTATCTAAAGATTTTCTAGCTGATAAGTCTTCTAAATTTATTAATGGAGTATTAGGCAAAGTAGTTTCTGATCAGGAGGAATAA
- a CDS encoding O-sialoglycoprotein endopeptidase, with product MSLIMGIDTSNYTTSAALLNQRGDLVAEARNLLPVSKGERGLRQSEAVFKHIEQFPEVIEELGLGEVEEEISRIVVSTRPREAEESYMPVFRVGEGHARSIAEVLGIPIKEVSHQAGHLQAGIWSADGPKTKEFLAVHISGGTTEIMRVNSLNTTFEIERLGSASDLHAGQFIDRVGVELGLDFPAGPQLEELAKNGEKGAVVIPSAVDGYDISFSGPNSAAMRAISAEERPADIALAVQRCIVKTLEKVLRLALKEQEVRNILIVGGVAANLYLRENLKERLEHPAVGGKLFFASPEFSSDNAVGVAALGLKEIN from the coding sequence ATGAGTTTAATTATGGGAATTGATACTAGTAATTATACTACCTCAGCAGCTTTATTGAATCAGAGAGGTGATTTGGTAGCAGAAGCCAGAAACCTATTGCCTGTAAGCAAAGGAGAGCGTGGTCTGCGTCAATCAGAGGCAGTTTTTAAGCATATTGAGCAGTTTCCTGAAGTAATAGAGGAATTAGGGTTGGGAGAGGTAGAAGAAGAAATAAGTAGAATAGTTGTCAGTACTAGACCAAGAGAGGCTGAAGAATCTTATATGCCTGTTTTTAGAGTAGGTGAAGGACATGCTCGTAGTATAGCAGAGGTATTAGGAATTCCAATTAAAGAGGTTTCACATCAAGCTGGGCATTTACAGGCTGGAATTTGGTCTGCGGATGGGCCAAAAACTAAAGAGTTTTTAGCTGTACATATTTCTGGAGGAACTACAGAAATTATGCGGGTAAATAGTTTAAATACTACTTTTGAAATTGAGAGATTAGGGTCAGCCTCTGATCTTCATGCGGGTCAATTTATAGATAGAGTAGGTGTTGAGTTAGGGTTAGATTTTCCTGCTGGACCTCAGTTGGAAGAACTAGCAAAGAATGGAGAAAAAGGTGCAGTAGTAATTCCTTCAGCAGTAGATGGATATGATATTAGCTTTTCAGGCCCCAATTCTGCTGCTATGCGGGCAATTTCTGCTGAAGAAAGACCAGCCGATATTGCTTTGGCAGTTCAAAGATGTATCGTTAAAACATTAGAGAAAGTATTAAGATTAGCTTTAAAGGAGCAAGAAGTAAGAAATATTTTAATCGTTGGCGGTGTAGCTGCTAATCTTTATTTGCGTGAGAATTTAAAAGAAAGGTTAGAACATCCGGCAGTTGGAGGTAAATTATTCTTTGCTTCTCCTGAATTTAGTAGTGATAATGCAGTAGGAGTAGCTGCTTTAGGTTTGAAAGAAATAAATTAG
- a CDS encoding bifunctional 5,10-methylenetetrahydrofolate dehydrogenase/5,10-methenyltetrahydrofolate cyclohydrolase encodes MSKEAVLLDGSAKSKEIQEEISIEVENLRKKAGVIPKLAIIFVGNDPASESYIKLQQKICSKVGIESEVVDLPEEISQNELLAELDKLNNDDEVNGILIQMPLPDHIENDKVIRSINPAKDVDAFHPYNIGELVIDGDAYVPCTPEGVMELFKRYDIKLRGKDVTVVGHSNIVGKPMALLLLNENATVSVCHIDTEDTASYTKESDIVIVAAGVPNLITVDMIKEGAIVIDVGINEVDGEIVGDVDFENVKEKAGAITPVPGGAGPMTIAMLLKDTLKSCKEMLNN; translated from the coding sequence ATGTCAAAAGAAGCTGTGCTTTTGGATGGAAGTGCTAAGTCTAAAGAAATTCAGGAAGAAATTAGCATAGAAGTTGAAAATTTAAGAAAAAAAGCAGGGGTTATACCTAAACTAGCCATTATTTTCGTTGGTAATGATCCGGCCTCAGAATCTTATATCAAGCTTCAACAGAAGATTTGTAGTAAAGTAGGAATTGAATCAGAAGTAGTTGATTTGCCAGAAGAAATTTCTCAAAATGAATTATTAGCTGAATTAGATAAGTTAAATAATGATGATGAAGTAAATGGAATTTTAATTCAGATGCCATTGCCAGATCATATTGAAAATGATAAAGTAATTAGATCTATTAATCCTGCTAAAGACGTAGATGCTTTTCATCCTTATAATATTGGAGAATTAGTAATTGACGGTGATGCTTATGTCCCTTGTACTCCAGAGGGAGTGATGGAATTATTTAAAAGATATGATATTAAATTGCGAGGGAAGGATGTAACTGTAGTTGGTCACAGTAATATAGTAGGTAAGCCAATGGCACTGTTATTATTAAATGAGAATGCTACAGTATCTGTTTGTCACATTGATACTGAAGATACAGCAAGTTATACTAAAGAATCAGATATTGTAATTGTAGCTGCTGGTGTACCTAACTTAATTACTGTTGATATGATCAAAGAAGGAGCAATTGTTATTGATGTTGGTATTAACGAAGTTGATGGTGAAATTGTTGGGGATGTTGACTTTGAGAATGTAAAAGAGAAGGCTGGTGCTATTACTCCAGTACCTGGAGGAGCAGGCCCAATGACAATAGCTATGTTACTTAAGGATACACTTAAGTCCTGTAAAGAGATGTTAAATAATTAA